Genomic DNA from Phycisphaerae bacterium:
CCAGCGATTCGCCGTCAAGTTTGCGGATCGCCCGCGAGACGTTGATGCCGCCGCCTCCCGGGTCGTACCGCGGACGCTCGCACCGCAGCTTCCGCTCGGCGACCAGTTGCCCGGTGCTCGTGCTGATGTCGATCGTCGGATTCATTGTCAACGTGGCAATCTGCATAGGCTTTCGTAGGCTTCTAACTCCTGGCTTCTTCTCCCCTCACGCCACCGTCACCTCGCGGCACAGATACACGTCCTGGACCGCGTTGAGCAGCTTGACGCCCTCGGCCATCGGCCGCTGAAACGCTTTGCGGCCGGTGATCAACCCGGTTCCTCCGGCACGCTTGTTGATCACGGCGGTCCGCACCGCCCGCTGCAGGTCATCCTTGCCCTTCGACGCGCCGCCCGAATTGATCAATCCCACGCGGCCCATGTAGCAGTTGACCACCTGCCAGCGCGCCCACTCGATCGGATGGTCGGGGGCCAGCTCGCTGTAGACCCGCGGATCGGTCTTGCCGAAATCTACGGCTGGAAATCCGCCGTTGTTCTCCGGCAGTTTCTGTTTGATCAGGTCCGCCTCGATGGTCACGCCCAGGTGGTTGGCCTGGCCCGTCAAATCCGCAGCCGCTTCGTAGTTCGTCTCGCCCTTGCGAAACTCCGCGTTCCGCAGATAGCACCAGAGCACGGTGAACATGCCCAGTTCGTGGGCCCTTTCGAAGACCTGGGCGATCTCCACGATCTGCCGGTCCGACTCCCGCGAACCGAAGTAGATCGTGGCCCCCACGCCGACCGCGCCCATCTCAAACGCCCGCTCCACCGATGCGAAGAGAATCTGGTCGTAGTCATTCGGATACGAAAGCAACTGGTTGTGATTCAACTTCACGATGAACGGAATCCGGTGGGCATACCGCCGTGCCACCGCTCCCAGCACGCCGACCGTCGAGGCCACGCCGTTGCAGCCGCCTTCGACCGCCAACTCGACGATGTGCTCCGGATCGAAATAGTCCACATTCGGGGCGAACGCTGAGGCCCCCGAATGCTCAATCCCCTGATCGACCGGAAGGATCGAAAGGTACCCCGTGTTCGCCAGCCGACCCGTCCCGTGCAGCCAGCGCAGATTCCGCAATACGCTCACCGGCCGGTCGGTCGCTGTCCACACCCGCTCGATGAAATCCGCGCCCGGCAGATGCAGCCTTTCCCTGCCAATCCCGCGGCACCGATACTCCAGCAGCGCCTCGTCCTCATCGAGCCACCGGCGAATCTCCGCGATCTCGGCCATGACCGGACCTCCCCTGACGCACGTGCGCCGGACTATTCCTTATCCTTCAAAACGAACGTGACCTTCATGTCCACCTGGTAGCCGACAATCCTGCCGTTCTCGATCACCACCTTCTGCTCCTTGATCCACGCCCCCTCGACGTTCTGCACGGTCTTGGTCGCCCGCGCGACGCCCTGTTCGATCGCATCCTCAAAGCTCTTGTCCGACCGGCACGTGATTTCGATGATCTTGGCTACGGACATGACAGACCTCCCTTTCCAGAAACCGACCCGTTGTGCATGAAGCCCAAGGCGTTCCCCCGGCTGCGACGCCGAATTCGGCGCCATGACCTGATCGTAGCGGCCTCGGCGCGGGCCCACAATCAGGGGAATCCCTGATTCTGCGATGGGGCGGCTTCCCGCCTCCTCCATCCGATCGGGGATTCCCCCGACGTCGTCCTTCGGGTCCGCCATCAGGCGGGAATCATCGTCAGCCCTGATTGAAAACCCGCTTGGCGGCCCCACAATGGTA
This window encodes:
- a CDS encoding class I fructose-bisphosphate aldolase, with product MAEIAEIRRWLDEDEALLEYRCRGIGRERLHLPGADFIERVWTATDRPVSVLRNLRWLHGTGRLANTGYLSILPVDQGIEHSGASAFAPNVDYFDPEHIVELAVEGGCNGVASTVGVLGAVARRYAHRIPFIVKLNHNQLLSYPNDYDQILFASVERAFEMGAVGVGATIYFGSRESDRQIVEIAQVFERAHELGMFTVLWCYLRNAEFRKGETNYEAAADLTGQANHLGVTIEADLIKQKLPENNGGFPAVDFGKTDPRVYSELAPDHPIEWARWQVVNCYMGRVGLINSGGASKGKDDLQRAVRTAVINKRAGGTGLITGRKAFQRPMAEGVKLLNAVQDVYLCREVTVA
- a CDS encoding dodecin domain-containing protein, which codes for MSVAKIIEITCRSDKSFEDAIEQGVARATKTVQNVEGAWIKEQKVVIENGRIVGYQVDMKVTFVLKDKE